One stretch of Spartinivicinus poritis DNA includes these proteins:
- a CDS encoding STAS/SEC14 domain-containing protein: MFKVTHSGTNRLDISLSGKMDSKEMNAVLDELANKARDIENGTLLYEITDFHFPTLGAIAVEFSRLPEMIKLMKKFKRAAVLADKTWLKKVSELEGAFFPGLEVKAFNWNQKLEAEAWLLS, translated from the coding sequence ATGTTTAAAGTAACTCACAGTGGTACAAATCGTTTAGATATTTCATTGAGCGGCAAAATGGATTCTAAAGAAATGAATGCGGTATTAGATGAGCTTGCCAATAAAGCCAGGGATATTGAAAACGGAACCTTACTTTATGAAATCACTGATTTTCACTTTCCGACGCTGGGCGCAATCGCAGTAGAGTTCTCTCGTTTACCTGAGATGATTAAACTGATGAAAAAGTTTAAACGAGCAGCAGTATTAGCTGACAAAACATGGTTAAAAAAAGTAAGTGAGCTTGAAGGTGCCTTTTTCCCAGGTTTAGAAGTGAAGGCTTTTAACTGGAACCAAAAACTGGAAGCAGAAGCGTGGTTGTTAAGTTAA
- a CDS encoding ABC transporter substrate-binding protein codes for MRLIWIYWLWLVPAVFLSTSVSSATPKSNNEKLHLLVISSYHREYLWSQDTHRGLVDALIKFNYLDSKQQAETFTNTDRVTSTRAVIHKLWMDTKRKNTIKEIHQTVNRIMSFIEQFKPSLVLLGDDNATNYIGNQLLDTETPVVFWGVNGYPVKYGLLDSIERPGHNVTGIYQAGYLKEGVDYLHKLLPDLKTFAVLSDDSPTGRSKAKEIKYLATTGDLPLKLVDTVITGSLKEWQEQALALQKQVDAFFILNHHTLKDNQNKSVDPLAVGSWYLEHIKRPDVAHERQFVEAGILAAVDDSGYKQAFEAMHVAHRILQGESPATIRVYAPERGARLLNRKRAAMLGYSALEKNNALVEEYIEHAHAMTAKTAALQKSHTQ; via the coding sequence ATGAGGTTAATATGGATATACTGGCTATGGCTTGTACCAGCTGTATTTTTATCAACCTCCGTATCTAGTGCTACTCCAAAAAGCAATAATGAAAAGCTTCATTTATTAGTTATTAGCAGCTATCACCGAGAATATTTATGGTCTCAAGACACCCATCGTGGCTTAGTTGATGCACTTATCAAATTTAATTACCTTGACTCTAAACAACAAGCTGAAACTTTTACCAACACAGATAGGGTTACAAGTACTCGTGCAGTAATTCATAAGCTATGGATGGACACTAAGAGAAAAAACACTATCAAAGAAATTCATCAAACAGTAAATCGTATTATGAGTTTTATAGAACAGTTTAAGCCAAGCTTAGTCTTGCTGGGTGATGACAACGCTACTAACTATATTGGTAACCAGCTGTTAGACACTGAAACGCCTGTCGTTTTTTGGGGGGTCAATGGATATCCAGTTAAATATGGTCTTTTGGATAGCATAGAGCGACCTGGTCACAATGTGACAGGAATATATCAGGCAGGCTATCTGAAAGAAGGGGTAGATTATTTACATAAGTTACTGCCCGATCTAAAAACGTTTGCCGTATTATCTGATGACTCTCCCACAGGCCGCTCAAAAGCAAAAGAAATTAAGTATCTGGCAACGACTGGAGATCTGCCTCTGAAGCTAGTTGATACGGTAATTACAGGTTCACTGAAAGAGTGGCAAGAGCAAGCATTGGCACTTCAAAAACAAGTTGACGCATTTTTTATTCTCAACCACCACACTTTAAAAGATAACCAAAATAAATCTGTTGACCCACTAGCGGTAGGAAGCTGGTATTTAGAGCATATTAAGCGGCCTGATGTTGCTCATGAACGGCAGTTTGTAGAAGCAGGTATATTAGCCGCCGTTGATGACTCAGGCTATAAACAAGCATTTGAGGCTATGCATGTAGCACATCGCATCTTACAAGGAGAATCCCCTGCTACTATCCGCGTCTATGCACCAGAGCGAGGGGCTAGACTACTTAACCGCAAACGAGCTGCAATGCTTGGCTACAGTGCACTAGAAAAAAATAATGCACTAGTTGAGGAGTACATTGAGCATGCCCATGCTATGACCGCAAAAACAGCGGCGTTACAGAAATCCCACACTCAATAA